The Staphylococcus simiae genome includes the window TAGTCTGTTTATCAAAATACTAAAAAGCGAGTAACAACATAGGAGTTGTTAACCTTTAATTTTTTATAATTACTTCGAAGATAGCCATCTTATTCATTAATGTGGAATGTATGATGGCAGTTATCCTCAACTTAGCGTGGCTGACTACGATTATAAAATAATACTTTATAATCTGAATAGTTATTGCCAAGCACATCATATTAAGCATAAAAGATTTTGTTCAACATTTTTGTTGTTACTCACTTAATTAAAAATAAATATAGTTAAAAAATTTCGTAAAGTATCAAAATTTCACAGTATATACTTTAACTAAAGCTAATCGTAAGTACGTGTACCTAATGGTTGATAGTTTAATAATGTATCCATTAATTCTTCTTTTGTGTCACATAATGGTGCTAAATTTTTATATTTAGAATCTATAAAGCCTTCATCAATCATATGATTAATCAGTGATTGTAAGGGGTTGAAAAAGCCATTTAAGTTAAATACTGCAATTGGTTTTTCATGAATACCAATTTGAGCCCAACTATACATTTCGAAGAATTCTTCTAATGATCCAGCTCCACCAGGGGCCATAATGAAAGCATCTGCTAATTCTGTCATTTTATCTTTACGTGCATGCATAGAATCCACAAGTATAAGTTGAGTTAATTTTTGACTTGTAATTTCTCTTTCATCTAGCATTTTTGGCATGACACCAATGGCAGTACCACCATGATCTAGTACGCCATCTTGTATTGCACCCATTATACCTATAGAACCAGCACCAAACACTAATTCATAACCTTGTTCAGCCATATATTTTCCCAGTTCGTAAGCTTCTTTAACATATGATGGGTCATTACCTTTACTTGCACCACAATAAACAGCTATTCTTTTCATTTTAATTAAACTCCTTTTGTTGTAGATAGTATATTTAATAATGATTGTTCGAATTGTTTGCGATCAGCTTTCGTAAAGCGAGATGGGCCTTTATGACGGCCACCTTGTTTTCTAATTTGAGCATTTAAATGTCGTTTATCCAGTAGTTGTTGAATGTTTTGATGGTTATAAACTTTGCCATTATGATGCATGACTATAGTAACTTTATCGATTAATAGGCTCGCTAAGCCATAGTCTTGCGTTATAATAATATCTTCTGGCTTAGATTACTTAACAATTTTATAATCTACAGCATCTGGTCCATCATCAACATAAACAATTGATACGTGCTCAGGGTATTGTTGATTTGAAAAGTGGCTAAAACTTCTTATAATAGTTACAAAAATGCCTGTCTCTGTTGTTAAATCTACAATAGAATCAACAACAGGACAAGCATCTCCATCAATGATAATTTGAGTCAAATTTTATTATGCCTCGCTATGATCATTTTTATTTTGTTTTACAATACTTTTAGCCACATAATCTTTATATTTTTTCATTTCTTTGATGCGAGCTTTTTCAGCATCTTGTTGTTGTTTTTGTTCTTCTTTATGACGCTTTTCGATATTTTTTTGCAATTTCTTGCTCATTTTATCTATTTCTTTACGATTTTGTTCTGCTAATTTTTCACCTTTTTTCTCTGTTTTATCGTCTAATGTACCAGG containing:
- a CDS encoding TIGR00730 family Rossman fold protein, yielding MKRIAVYCGASKGNDPSYVKEAYELGKYMAEQGYELVFGAGSIGIMGAIQDGVLDHGGTAIGVMPKMLDEREITSQKLTQLILVDSMHARKDKMTELADAFIMAPGGAGSLEEFFEMYSWAQIGIHEKPIAVFNLNGFFNPLQSLINHMIDEGFIDSKYKNLAPLCDTKEELMDTLLNYQPLGTRTYD